A stretch of Melospiza georgiana isolate bMelGeo1 unplaced genomic scaffold, bMelGeo1.pri scaffold_29, whole genome shotgun sequence DNA encodes these proteins:
- the LOC131096499 gene encoding olfactory receptor 14A16-like — protein MSNSSSISHFLLLALADTRQLQLLHFCLLLGISLAALLGNGLIISAVACGHHLHTPMFFFLLNLALSDLGSICTTVPKAMHNSLWDIRNVSYTGCAAQLFFFMFFMGAELSLLTIMCYDRYVSICKPLHYGTLLGSRACAHMAAAAWASAFLNALLHTSNTFSLPLCHGNALGQFFCEIPQILKLSCSQSNLRELGLIVVSLCLSFGCFVFIVFSYVQIFRAVLRIPSEQGRHKAFSTCLPHLAVVSLFISTGTFAHLKPPSISSPSLDISVSVLYSVVPPALNPLIYSLRNQELKAAVQTMMTGCFQKR, from the coding sequence atgtccaacagcagctccatcagccacttcctcctgctggcattggcagacacgcggcagctgcagctcctgcacttctgcctcttgctgggcatctccctggctgccctcctgggcaacggcctcatcatcagcgccgtagcctgcggccaccacctgcacacgcccatgttcttcttcctgctcaacctggccctcagcgacctgggctccatctgcaccactgtccccaaagccatgcacaattccctctgggacatcAGGAACGTCTcctacacaggatgtgctgctcagctctttttctttatgttctttatgggagcagagctttccctcctgaccatcatgtgctacgaccgctacgtgtccatctgcaaacccctgcactacgggaccctcctgggcagcagagcttgtgcccacatggcagcagctgcctgggccagtgcctttctcaatgctctgctgcacacatccaatacattttccctgcccctgtgccatggcaatgccctgggccaattcttctgtgaaatcccacagatcctcaagctctcctgctcacaatCAAACCTCAGGGAACTTGGGCTCATTGTAGTTAGCCTTTGTTTATcatttggctgttttgtgttcattgttttctcttacgtgcagatcttcagggctgtgctgaggatcccctctgagcagggacggcacaaagctTTTTCCAcgtgcctccctcacctggctgtggtgtCCTTGTTTATCAGCACTGGCACATTTGCTcacctgaagcccccctccatttCCTCCCCATCACTTGATATATCagtgtcagttctgtactcagtggtgcctccagccctgaaccccctcatctacagcctgaggaaccaggagctcaaggctgcagtgcagacaatgatgactggatgctttcagAAACGTTGA